The Erythrobacter aurantius genome includes a window with the following:
- the nagZ gene encoding beta-N-acetylhexosaminidase, with translation MTPAIFGCSGARLTADERDFFRDADPAGYILFGRNCEDPQQLRALTDELRALHGRERLLISIDQEGGRVARLRPPHWSAYPAGEAFDRLYRLAPASAIEAARAGAHAMALELSAMGITVDYHPPLDLRQTGAHDVIGDRSLGSDPVQVAAIGRAILDGLAAGGVTGCIKHMPGHGRSKVDSHKEMPTVHESAQELEDDIAPFRALNSALIGMTGHLKFPAWDADRPATLSPTIIGDVIRDQIGFDGLLLTDDIDMEALDGSIPERAARALAAGCDIILNCWAKMDEMQGICDSVPAISEKSAARLERALAPTRLADAISPEQGKLLAKRDALLALEGEAA, from the coding sequence ATGACACCGGCAATTTTCGGATGCTCCGGCGCCCGCCTGACAGCGGATGAGCGCGATTTCTTCCGCGATGCGGATCCGGCTGGTTACATCCTGTTCGGGCGCAATTGCGAGGATCCGCAACAATTGCGGGCGCTAACCGATGAATTGCGTGCACTCCACGGGCGCGAGCGGCTGTTGATCTCGATCGATCAGGAAGGCGGGCGGGTGGCCCGTCTGCGCCCGCCGCATTGGTCTGCCTATCCGGCGGGTGAGGCTTTCGACCGGTTGTACCGGCTTGCCCCGGCAAGTGCGATCGAGGCAGCGCGTGCTGGAGCCCACGCAATGGCGCTGGAACTTTCGGCCATGGGCATCACCGTGGATTATCATCCGCCGCTCGACCTGCGCCAGACCGGTGCGCACGATGTAATCGGTGATCGATCACTGGGGAGCGACCCGGTGCAGGTTGCTGCGATCGGGCGTGCGATACTCGACGGGCTGGCTGCCGGAGGGGTGACCGGATGCATCAAGCACATGCCCGGACATGGCCGCAGCAAGGTCGACTCGCACAAGGAAATGCCCACCGTGCATGAAAGCGCGCAGGAGCTTGAAGACGACATCGCTCCGTTTCGCGCGCTGAATTCTGCATTGATCGGCATGACCGGCCATCTCAAATTTCCCGCCTGGGATGCCGACCGGCCCGCCACCTTGTCGCCGACTATCATCGGCGATGTCATTCGCGACCAGATCGGCTTTGATGGCCTGTTGCTGACGGATGACATCGATATGGAAGCGCTCGATGGCAGTATCCCTGAAAGGGCGGCTCGCGCATTGGCTGCCGGTTGCGACATCATCCTGAATTGCTGGGCGAAAATGGATGAAATGCAGGGCATTTGCGACTCAGTACCGGCGATTAGCGAAAAGTCCGCAGCCCGTTTGGAGCGCGCTCTCGCGCCAACGCGATTGGCCGATGCCATTTCTCCCGAGCAAGGGAAGTTGCTGGCCAAGCGGGATGCACTGCTGGCCCTTGAGGGAGAGGCCGCATGA
- a CDS encoding segregation and condensation protein A: MNADRDDGFMISGDAAGASEPTAELPEGWLDETGKQGAKQGDEALYLELDGWEGPLDLLLDLARRQKVDLRQISILALVDQYLNYIERAQDLRLELAADYLVMAAWLAYLKSALLLPKDEQADPSPEELALRLQLRLQRLGAMREAAARLMARDRIGRDIFLRGAPEGLRTDRKILWKSDAYSLIQAYGQVKARTAPRIYHVSDRPVMTLESALDRVSAMLGVTLEWMEIRDFLPPHANPALRRSALASSFVAALELARLGRAEIAQEEAFAPLRIRRLKEGA; this comes from the coding sequence ATGAACGCCGATCGCGACGACGGGTTCATGATCTCCGGCGATGCCGCAGGTGCATCGGAGCCGACGGCAGAACTTCCCGAGGGCTGGTTGGACGAAACCGGCAAGCAGGGCGCGAAGCAGGGTGACGAGGCTCTTTATCTGGAGCTTGACGGGTGGGAAGGTCCGCTTGACCTGCTGCTCGATCTGGCGCGTCGGCAAAAGGTCGACCTGCGACAGATTTCGATCCTGGCGCTGGTTGATCAGTATCTCAATTACATTGAGCGCGCTCAGGATTTGCGGCTGGAACTGGCAGCCGATTACCTCGTGATGGCGGCATGGCTGGCGTACCTCAAATCGGCGTTGCTGCTGCCCAAGGACGAACAGGCAGACCCAAGTCCCGAAGAACTTGCCCTGCGTCTGCAATTGCGGTTGCAGCGGCTTGGGGCGATGCGCGAGGCCGCTGCGCGATTGATGGCGAGAGACCGGATCGGGCGCGATATCTTCCTGCGCGGCGCTCCGGAAGGGCTCAGGACGGATCGAAAAATCCTCTGGAAATCAGATGCCTATTCGTTGATTCAGGCGTATGGTCAGGTCAAGGCGCGGACGGCTCCTCGCATTTATCACGTTTCCGATCGCCCGGTTATGACGCTCGAAAGCGCGCTTGATCGGGTTTCGGCCATGCTTGGCGTGACCCTGGAATGGATGGAAATCCGCGATTTCCTGCCTCCGCACGCCAATCCTGCCCTGCGGCGTTCGGCACTTGCTTCCAGTTTTGTCGCGGCACTCGAACTGGCGAGGCTGGGTCGTGCGGAGATTGCTCAGGAAGAAGCCTTTGCGCCACTGCGAATCCGTCGCCTGAAAGAGGGGGCATAA
- the scpB gene encoding SMC-Scp complex subunit ScpB — translation MTEKVHKEADEVERGLEATLFAAEEPLTVDQLAAHLGGLEKDLVRDGLAALQQHYSRRGVQLVERGKRWHFETAADMAHLLRREKEQVRRLSRAATEVLAIIAYHEPVSRAEIESIRGVQTSSGTLDVLMEAGWIRLAGRREVPGRPVIYATTAEFLDHFGLASRRDLPGIDELRAAGLLDPVDEAFEEAMADSGSADSDDGDHDEPDPDLEEDSAD, via the coding sequence GTGACTGAAAAGGTGCACAAGGAGGCTGACGAGGTCGAGCGCGGGCTTGAAGCGACGTTGTTTGCCGCCGAGGAACCGCTAACCGTCGATCAGCTGGCAGCACATCTCGGGGGTCTGGAAAAGGATCTCGTGCGGGATGGATTGGCAGCATTGCAGCAGCATTATTCGCGTCGCGGCGTCCAACTTGTCGAACGCGGCAAGCGGTGGCATTTCGAAACTGCCGCAGACATGGCGCATTTGCTTCGCCGCGAAAAAGAGCAGGTTCGTCGCCTCAGTCGCGCGGCGACCGAAGTGCTTGCGATCATTGCCTATCACGAACCCGTCAGCCGCGCGGAGATCGAATCCATCCGTGGGGTGCAGACAAGCTCCGGCACTCTCGATGTGTTGATGGAGGCCGGATGGATCCGGCTGGCCGGTCGTCGTGAAGTCCCCGGCCGTCCTGTCATCTACGCGACCACTGCCGAGTTCCTCGATCACTTCGGACTTGCATCGCGTCGCGATTTGCCCGGCATCGACGAATTACGGGCGGCCGGGCTGCTGGATCCGGTGGACGAAGCGTTCGAGGAGGCGATGGCGGATTCCGGCAGCGCAGACAGCGACGATGGCGATCACGATGAGCCCGATCCCGATCTGGAAGAAGATTCGGCGGATTGA
- the tatA gene encoding twin-arginine translocase TatA/TatE family subunit, translating into MSPIPIWKKIRRIDRVRDLNGHWRSPVIIPILPASSPETGKQERIRMGGIGIWQILIVAIVILVLFGRGRISEMMGDFGRGISSFKKGMNETEETVSSAKAQIEAPAKDAASTEAKTGEKSDNPG; encoded by the coding sequence ATGAGCCCGATCCCGATCTGGAAGAAGATTCGGCGGATTGATCGTGTCCGTGATCTCAACGGTCACTGGCGCAGTCCTGTTATCATCCCTATATTGCCAGCCTCATCACCCGAAACGGGCAAACAAGAGAGAATTCGCATGGGCGGTATCGGTATCTGGCAAATCCTCATCGTGGCGATCGTGATCCTCGTCCTGTTCGGGCGTGGTCGGATTTCCGAAATGATGGGAGATTTCGGCAGGGGCATTTCGAGCTTCAAGAAGGGCATGAACGAGACCGAGGAAACCGTGTCATCGGCCAAGGCCCAGATAGAAGCGCCTGCAAAGGATGCTGCCTCAACGGAAGCCAAGACCGGCGAGAAAAGCGATAACCCCGGCTGA
- the tatB gene encoding Sec-independent protein translocase protein TatB — MFDIGAAELLVIIIVAVIVIGPKDMPLAMRTAGRWIGKVRKVSAHFRTGIDAMVREAELEEMEKKWKAQNEEIMRRTASLTEAEKGAPVMTGPPPVGEVEGERTDGDASGDQIKDTQSGESAASKSDQ, encoded by the coding sequence ATGTTCGACATTGGCGCCGCAGAACTGCTGGTAATCATCATCGTCGCGGTCATCGTGATCGGGCCGAAGGATATGCCGCTTGCCATGCGCACTGCCGGGCGCTGGATCGGCAAGGTGCGCAAGGTTTCCGCCCATTTCCGGACTGGTATCGATGCAATGGTGCGCGAGGCGGAATTGGAGGAAATGGAGAAGAAGTGGAAAGCGCAGAACGAGGAAATCATGCGCCGCACCGCCTCTTTGACCGAGGCTGAAAAGGGTGCGCCAGTTATGACGGGGCCACCTCCGGTCGGAGAAGTCGAAGGCGAACGCACCGACGGCGACGCCTCCGGCGACCAGATCAAGGATACGCAATCCGGCGAGTCCGCAGCTTCCAAGTCCGATCAATAG
- the tatC gene encoding twin-arginine translocase subunit TatC has translation MVFEIKDIDETRAPLLDHLIELRTRLVRSIFALLVGFGVCFYFADPIIGFLVQPLKDAFPEGEGQLIFTKLPEVFFVELKVGLFAGFMLSFPIIANQLWAFIAPGLYASEKKAFLPFLIATPVLFLGGAALAYFVVMPTAFRWFLGFGGTAGGLEIQALPSAGDYLSLVMQFILAFGLTFLLPVLLMLLHRAGIVSREQLVAARRYVIVGVVALAAVVTPPDPGSQIILAIPLLLLFEGSLVLMRVQERMMKRKASDADKASANPETGNETG, from the coding sequence ATGGTATTCGAGATAAAGGACATCGACGAAACCCGCGCTCCGCTGCTCGATCACCTGATCGAACTGCGCACCCGTCTGGTGCGCTCGATCTTCGCGCTGCTGGTGGGTTTCGGCGTCTGTTTCTACTTCGCCGATCCCATTATCGGATTTCTCGTTCAGCCGCTTAAGGATGCCTTTCCCGAAGGCGAAGGACAGCTGATCTTCACGAAGCTTCCTGAAGTTTTCTTCGTCGAATTGAAGGTCGGCCTGTTTGCCGGTTTCATGCTCAGCTTTCCGATCATCGCCAATCAGCTTTGGGCGTTTATCGCGCCGGGCCTGTACGCCAGCGAGAAGAAGGCATTTCTTCCGTTCCTGATCGCCACTCCGGTGCTGTTTCTTGGCGGCGCTGCATTGGCCTATTTCGTGGTTATGCCGACAGCGTTTCGGTGGTTTCTCGGTTTTGGCGGGACAGCAGGCGGGCTGGAGATTCAGGCGCTCCCCAGCGCCGGTGATTACCTCAGCCTGGTGATGCAGTTCATTCTCGCCTTCGGGCTGACCTTCCTGCTCCCGGTCTTGCTCATGCTTTTGCACCGCGCGGGTATCGTCAGTCGTGAACAACTGGTTGCTGCGCGCCGCTATGTCATCGTCGGTGTGGTGGCGCTGGCTGCTGTTGTCACACCTCCCGATCCGGGCAGCCAGATCATCCTCGCGATCCCCTTATTGCTGTTGTTCGAGGGATCGCTGGTGCTGATGCGTGTGCAAGAGCGGATGATGAAGCGCAAGGCATCCGATGCGGATAAAGCAAGCGCGAACCCCGAGACGGGCAACGAGACAGGTTGA
- a CDS encoding amidohydrolase produces the protein MFRTLLAASAALIATPALADTLVYNVDGITIDENGEVKRFTQLVFDDDGVITRTLERGEARPEGVEFAIDGAGQVMLPGMIDAHVHVMGIGFGALTLDLSETNSLEEALAKIAAFAEENAGRPWILGRGWNQEKWGLGRFPTAAELDAIVPDRPVWLQRVDGHAAWANSLAMEQAGVTAKTVDPSGGRIIRDANGNPTGVFVDNAESLVADTIPPPRPEDRNAALMMAQERLLANGITAVADMGTTIEDWQTFRRAGDAGALRIRIMSYANSLETMELIGGTGPTPWLYEDRLRLNGIKLYLDGALGSRGANLKEPYEDEPNTHGLPLLTPAQLRNRMSRAALDNFQTAVHAIGDAANSEVLLAIEELSETYTGDRRWRIEHAQIVDVDDLARFGDHGVIASMQPLHQTSDMFMAEARLGEDRLGGAYAWRSVLEVGGKLAFGSDAPVEPADVFAGVAVAISRTDANGRPFGGWRAQEAVSREQAFAAFTADAAFAGFADGRFGRLIPGERADFLFVDRDPLLASPSEIRETEIREVWVGGTRVYAPRD, from the coding sequence ATGTTCCGCACCCTTCTCGCCGCATCGGCGGCGCTGATCGCCACGCCTGCGCTGGCTGATACGCTGGTCTATAACGTCGATGGCATCACCATTGACGAAAACGGCGAGGTGAAGCGTTTCACCCAGCTGGTGTTCGACGATGATGGCGTGATCACTCGCACCCTCGAACGCGGCGAAGCGCGGCCCGAGGGTGTCGAATTCGCCATCGACGGCGCAGGGCAGGTGATGCTGCCAGGCATGATCGACGCGCATGTCCACGTCATGGGGATCGGGTTTGGCGCGCTGACGCTCGATCTTTCGGAAACAAACAGCCTTGAAGAGGCACTGGCCAAGATCGCCGCTTTTGCCGAGGAAAACGCGGGCCGCCCGTGGATTCTCGGCCGCGGCTGGAATCAGGAGAAATGGGGCCTTGGCCGTTTCCCGACCGCAGCCGAGCTCGACGCGATCGTGCCCGATCGCCCGGTCTGGCTGCAACGTGTCGATGGCCATGCCGCCTGGGCCAACAGTCTTGCGATGGAACAAGCTGGGGTAACCGCAAAGACAGTCGATCCTTCAGGCGGACGCATCATCCGCGATGCCAACGGCAATCCCACCGGTGTTTTCGTCGACAATGCCGAATCGCTGGTGGCAGACACCATCCCGCCTCCGCGCCCTGAAGATCGCAACGCTGCGCTGATGATGGCTCAAGAACGGTTGCTCGCCAACGGCATCACTGCCGTTGCCGACATGGGCACCACCATAGAGGACTGGCAAACCTTCCGCCGCGCAGGCGATGCCGGCGCGCTGCGTATCCGCATCATGTCCTACGCCAACTCGCTTGAGACGATGGAACTGATCGGCGGGACCGGGCCGACCCCGTGGCTTTATGAGGATCGGCTGCGTCTGAACGGGATCAAGCTTTATCTCGACGGGGCGCTCGGCTCGCGTGGCGCGAATCTAAAGGAACCGTATGAGGACGAGCCCAACACCCACGGCTTGCCGCTGTTGACCCCAGCGCAATTGCGCAACCGGATGAGCCGTGCGGCGCTCGACAATTTCCAGACGGCCGTGCACGCCATTGGCGATGCCGCCAATTCCGAAGTCCTGCTGGCGATCGAGGAATTGTCCGAAACCTACACCGGGGATCGCCGTTGGCGGATCGAGCACGCCCAGATCGTTGATGTCGACGATCTTGCCCGCTTTGGCGATCATGGCGTGATTGCGTCGATGCAGCCGCTGCACCAGACCAGCGACATGTTCATGGCAGAGGCGCGGCTGGGTGAAGACCGGCTTGGCGGCGCCTACGCCTGGCGCAGCGTACTGGAAGTCGGTGGCAAACTCGCCTTCGGTTCGGACGCTCCTGTCGAACCCGCAGATGTCTTTGCCGGGGTCGCGGTGGCTATCAGTCGCACGGATGCCAATGGCCGGCCATTCGGCGGCTGGCGCGCGCAAGAGGCCGTGAGCCGCGAGCAGGCGTTTGCAGCCTTCACCGCCGATGCAGCCTTCGCCGGTTTTGCCGACGGCAGGTTTGGCCGCCTGATTCCAGGCGAACGCGCCGATTTCCTGTTTGTCGACCGGGACCCCCTGCTCGCTTCGCCTTCGGAAATTCGCGAAACCGAGATTCGCGAAGTCTGGGTCGGCGGAACGCGGGTTTATGCACCTCGGGATTGA
- a CDS encoding NAD(P)-dependent oxidoreductase, giving the protein MTQPINIAFIGLGVMGGPMAGHLARAGYKVTVYNRSQERAAHWQAKWSEEGLPIAFAETPAQAAEGADIAFTCVGNDEDLLSVLEGDSGVLALLPQGALLVDHTTTSANIARSVGERCANFDIGFVDAPVSGGQAGAENGQLAIMCGGSEEAVERARPVMDCYAKSIVHVGPTGAGQTAKMANQMCIAGVLGGLSEAIRLAQGAGLDLDKTYQAISGGAAQSWQMDNRWATMVQDKFDFGFAIDWMRKDLGYALEEAKRLGLSSPISALVDQFYADVQAQGGNRLDTSALITRLPKVKDTK; this is encoded by the coding sequence ATGACACAACCAATCAACATTGCCTTTATCGGTCTGGGTGTGATGGGCGGGCCGATGGCCGGACATCTGGCTCGCGCCGGATACAAGGTAACGGTCTATAACCGCTCTCAGGAACGCGCCGCGCATTGGCAGGCGAAGTGGAGTGAGGAAGGGCTTCCCATCGCTTTCGCCGAAACTCCGGCCCAAGCGGCAGAGGGTGCGGATATCGCTTTCACCTGCGTGGGCAATGACGAAGACCTGCTGTCCGTTCTTGAAGGCGACAGCGGCGTTCTCGCTCTGCTTCCACAAGGCGCGCTGCTGGTCGACCACACCACCACTTCTGCCAACATCGCCCGTTCGGTTGGGGAACGCTGCGCCAATTTCGACATCGGTTTCGTCGATGCTCCGGTCAGCGGCGGTCAGGCCGGTGCCGAAAACGGCCAGCTGGCGATCATGTGCGGAGGCAGCGAGGAGGCGGTCGAGCGCGCGCGTCCGGTGATGGACTGCTATGCCAAATCCATCGTTCACGTCGGCCCGACAGGTGCGGGCCAGACGGCCAAGATGGCAAACCAGATGTGCATCGCCGGAGTGCTTGGCGGGTTGTCCGAAGCGATCCGGCTGGCACAGGGCGCGGGGCTGGACCTCGACAAGACCTATCAGGCCATCTCCGGCGGAGCCGCGCAAAGCTGGCAGATGGACAATCGCTGGGCGACGATGGTGCAGGACAAGTTCGATTTCGGCTTTGCGATCGACTGGATGCGCAAGGATCTGGGCTATGCGCTGGAGGAAGCAAAGCGGCTCGGCCTGTCTTCGCCGATTTCCGCGCTGGTCGATCAATTTTATGCCGATGTACAGGCGCAGGGCGGGAACCGGCTCGACACCAGCGCGCTGATAACCCGGCTTCCCAAGGTGAAAGACACGAAATGA